A window of the Synechococcus sp. LTW-R genome harbors these coding sequences:
- the pyrH gene encoding UMP kinase, whose amino-acid sequence MAYQRVLLKLSGEALMGEQGYGIDPAVVDAIAKDVAAVVADGSQLAIVVGGGNIFRGLKGSAAGMDRATADYVGMLATVMNAITLQDGLERAGIPTRVQSAISMQEVAEPYIRRKAIRHMEKGRVVIFAAGTGNPFFTTDTTAALRAAEIGADVVFKATKVDGVYDKDPNKFADAVRYESLSFMDVLSKELEVMDSTAIALCKDNAIPIVVFDLFGSGNIGRAVRGEPIGTSILPSA is encoded by the coding sequence ATGGCCTATCAGCGCGTGTTGCTGAAGCTCAGTGGCGAAGCCCTGATGGGCGAACAGGGCTACGGCATCGATCCTGCGGTGGTGGACGCGATCGCCAAGGACGTGGCTGCGGTGGTGGCCGACGGCAGCCAGCTGGCGATTGTGGTGGGCGGTGGCAACATCTTCCGCGGCCTCAAGGGATCAGCGGCTGGCATGGATCGGGCTACGGCTGACTACGTCGGCATGCTCGCCACCGTGATGAATGCGATCACCCTCCAGGACGGACTCGAGCGGGCCGGTATTCCGACGCGGGTGCAGAGCGCCATCTCGATGCAAGAGGTGGCGGAGCCCTACATCCGGCGCAAGGCCATCCGCCACATGGAGAAGGGGCGTGTCGTGATTTTTGCGGCCGGCACCGGCAATCCCTTCTTCACGACCGACACCACCGCCGCGCTGCGGGCGGCGGAGATCGGGGCCGATGTGGTCTTCAAGGCCACCAAGGTCGATGGGGTGTACGACAAGGACCCCAACAAGTTCGCCGACGCGGTGCGCTACGAGAGCCTCTCGTTCATGGATGTCCTCAGCAAAGAGCTCGAGGTCATGGACAGCACGGCGATCGCCCTCTGCAAGGACAACGCCATTCCAATCGTGGTGTTTGATCTGTTCGGTTCCGGCAACATTGGCCGGGCGGTGCGTGGTGAACCGATCGGCACCAGCATCCTTCCTTCGGCCTAA
- the frr gene encoding ribosome recycling factor, whose protein sequence is MDLEASMRKSVHSTQRTFNTIRTGRANSSLLDKIQVEYYGADTPLKALATISTPDSTTIQLQPFDMSSLALIEKAISMSDLGLTCNNDGKLIRINIPPLTEDRRKDLCKLASKYAEEGKVALRNIRRDAIDKVKKQEKEGEFSEDQSRDEQDKVQKLTDKFIAEIEKLLAEKEADILKV, encoded by the coding sequence ATGGATCTCGAAGCCAGCATGCGCAAGTCGGTGCATTCCACCCAGCGCACCTTCAACACGATTCGCACCGGCCGGGCGAATTCCTCGCTGCTCGACAAGATCCAGGTGGAGTACTACGGCGCTGATACGCCCCTGAAGGCGCTGGCCACGATCAGCACACCGGACTCCACCACGATTCAGCTCCAACCGTTCGATATGAGCTCCTTGGCTCTGATCGAGAAGGCGATCTCGATGAGTGATCTGGGCTTGACCTGCAACAACGACGGCAAGCTGATTCGCATCAACATCCCGCCCCTCACCGAGGACCGCCGCAAGGACCTCTGCAAGCTGGCGTCGAAGTATGCCGAGGAGGGCAAGGTGGCCCTGCGCAACATTCGTCGCGATGCCATCGACAAGGTGAAAAAGCAGGAGAAGGAAGGCGAGTTCTCCGAGGACCAGAGCCGCGATGAGCAGGACAAGGTTCAGAAGCTCACCGACAAATTCATTGCGGAGATCGAGAAGCTTCTGGCGGAGAAGGAAGCGGACATTCTCAAGGTGTGA